A single Suricata suricatta isolate VVHF042 chromosome 2, meerkat_22Aug2017_6uvM2_HiC, whole genome shotgun sequence DNA region contains:
- the LOC115306794 gene encoding LOW QUALITY PROTEIN: nucleolin-like (The sequence of the model RefSeq protein was modified relative to this genomic sequence to represent the inferred CDS: inserted 1 base in 1 codon) — MVKLAKAGKNQSDPKKMAPPPKEVEEDSEDEEMSEDEDDDSSGEEVIIPQKKGKKAATAPAKKVMVSLTKKVAVATPAKKAVVTPGKKAAAIPAKKAVALAKAVATPGKKGATPGKAVVATPGKKGAAAPAKGAKNGKNAKKEESDEEDDEDSEDEDEEDEDEDKDEFEPAVVKAAAAAPASDDEDDDEEEDEDDEEDEDDEDEDDSEEEAMETTPXGKKAPAKAVPVKAKSTAEDEDEEEEDEDEDDEDEDEEEEEEEEEEEEEEEPVKEAPGKRKKEMAKQKAAPEAKKPKVEGTEPTTSFNLFVGNLNFSKSAPELKTGISDVFAKNDLAVVDVRIGVSRKFGYVDFESAEDLEKALELTGLKVFGNEIKLEKPKGKDSKKDRDARTLLAKNLPYKVTQDELKEVFEDAVEIRLVSKDGKSKGIAYIEFKTEAYAEKTLEEKQGTEIDGRFISLYYTGEKGQNQDYRGGKNSTWSGESKTLVLSNLSYNATEETLQEVFEKATFIKVPQNQNGKSKGYAFIEFASFEDAKEALNSCNKREIEGRAIRLELQGPRGSPNARSQPSKTLFVKGLSEDTTEETLKEFDGSVRARIVTDRETGSSKGFGFVDFNSEEDAKAAKEAMEDGGIDGNKVTLDWAKPKGEGGFGGRGGGRGGFGGQGGGRRGLGGFGGRGRGGFGGRGGFRGGRGGGGDHKPQGKKTKFE; from the exons ATGGTGAAACTCGCAAAGGCTGGTAAAAATCAAAGTGACCCCAAGAAAATGGCTCCTCCCCCTAAGGAGGTAGAAGAAGACAGTGAAGATGAGGAAATGTcagaagatgaagatgatgatagCAGTGGAGAAGAGGTTATCATTCCTCAGAAAAAAGGCAAGAAGGCTGCCACAGCTCCAGCAAAGAAGGTGATGGTTTCCCTGACAAAAAAGGTTGCAGTTGCCACACCGGCCAAGAAAGCAGTCGTCACCCCTGGCAAGAAGGCAGCAGCCATACCAGCCAAAAAAGCCGTTGCACTAGCCAAAGCAGTGGCGACACCTGGCAAGAAGGGAGCCACACCAGGCAAGGCGGTGGTAGCAACTCCTGGTAAGAAAGGAGCAGCTGCCCCAGCCAAGGGAGCAAAGAATGGTAAGAACGCTAAGAAGGAAGAGAGCGATGAGGAAGATGACGAGGACAGTGAAGACGAGGATGAGGAAGATGAGGATGAAGACAAGGATGAATTCGAGCCAGCAGTGGTGAAGGCCGCTGCCGCCGCCCCTGCCTCAGATGATGAGGATGACGACGAGGAGGAGGATGAAGACGACGaggaagatgaagatgatgagGATGAAGATGACTCTGAAGAAGAAGCTATGGAGACTAcac aaggaaagaaagcccCCGCAAAAGCCGTTCCCGTGAAGGCCAAGAGCACAGCTGAGGATGAAGacgaagaggaggaggatgaagatgAGGACGACGAagatgaagatgaggaggaggaggaagaagaggaagaggaggaggaagaggaagagcctGTCAAAGAAGCACCTGGGAAGCGAAAGAAGGAAATGGCCAAACAGAAAGCAGCTCCTGAAGCCAAGAAACCCAAAGTAGAAGGTACAGAACCAACTACATCATTCAATCTTTTTGTTGGGAACCTGAATTTCAGCAAGTCTGCTCCTGAATTAAAAACTGGCATCAGTGATGTTTTTGCTAAAAATGATCTTGCTGTTGTGGATGTCAGAATTGGTGTGTCTAGGAAGTTTGGCTATGTGGATTTTGAATCTGCTGAAGACCTGGAAAAGGCTTTGGAACTCACTGGTTTAAAAGTCTTCGGCAATGAAATTAAACTTGAAAAACCAAAGGGAAAAGACAGTAAGAAAGATCGAGATGCAAGAACACTTTTGGCTAAAAATCTGCCTTACAAAGTTACTCAGGATGAATTAAAAGAAGTGTTTGAAGATGCTGTGGAAATCAGATTAGTCAGCAAGGATGGAAAGAGTAAAGGGATTGCTTATATTGAATTTAAGACAGAAGCTTATGCAGAGAAAACCTTGGAAGAAAAGCAGGGAACAGAGATAGATGGGCGATTTATTTCCCTATACTATACTGGAGAGAAAGGTCAAAATCAAGACTATAGAGGTGGAAAGAACAGCACTTGGAGTGGTGAATCAAAAACTCTGGTTTTAAGCAATCTCTCCTACAATGCAACAGAAGAAACTCTTCAAGAAGTATTTGAGAAGGCAACTTTTATTAAAGTGCCCCAGAACCAAAATGGCAAATCTAAAGGGTATGCATTTATAGAATTTGCTTCATTTGAAGATGCTAAAGAAGCTTTAAATTCCTGTAATAAAAGGGAAATTGAGGGCAGAGCAATCAGGCTGGAGTTGCAAGGACCCAGGGGATCACCTAACGCAAGAAGTCAGCCATCCAAAACTTTGTTCGTCAAAGGTCTGTCTGAGGATACCACAGAAGAAACATTAAAGGAGTTTGATGGCTCTGTTCGGGCAAGGATAGTCACTGACCGGGAAACTGGGTCCTCCAAAGGGTTTGGGTTTGTAGACTTCAACAGTGAGGAAGATGCCAAAGCTGCCAAGGAGGCCATGGAAGATGGTGGAATTGATGGAAACAAAGTTACTCTGGACTGGGCCAAGCCTAAAGGTGAAGGTGGCTTTGGAGGCCGCGGTGGAGGCCGAGGTGGCTTTGGAGGCCAAGGTGGTGGCAGAAGAGGCCTAGGTGGATTTGGTGGCAGAGGCCGGGGAGGCTTTGGAGGGCGAGGAGGCTTCCGAGGAGGccgaggaggagggggagaccaCAAGCCACAAGGAAAGAAGACGAAGTTTGAATAG